The following coding sequences are from one Schizosaccharomyces osmophilus chromosome 1, complete sequence window:
- a CDS encoding COMT 2 protein: MVELGGYLGYSAILFGKELLQNPAAHFYSLEVNSTFAGMASKLIDLTGLSHKVTILASSASESLITLQKTLQKEIPGLHAFDFVFIDHWKDLYVPDLRVMESLNLIAPGTVLVSDNIYNLGAPKYVEYIQGAPDSKREHNAKVRNVNGHDFVGRWDIVYDSKTVPNVFIFVWGG; encoded by the coding sequence ATGGTGGAATTAGGCGGATACCTTGGCTATTCTGCGATTTTGTTTGGTAAAGAACTTTTACAGAACCCTGCCGCCCATTTCTATAGCCTGGAAGTCAATTCTACCTTTGCTGGAATGGCTTCCAAGTTGATTGATTTGACAGGACTTTCTCACAAAGTGACGATCCTTGCCAGCTCTGCATCAGAATCGTTAATTACATTACAGAAAACgttgcaaaaagaaattccaGGATTACACgcatttgattttgttttcatcgACCACTGGAAAGATTTGTACGTTCCCGACCTGCGAGTGATGGAATCTTTGAATCTAATCGCTCCAGGAACTGTCTTGGTGAGCGACAACATCTACAATCTAGGTGCTCCAAAATATGTCGAATACATTCAAGGTGCTCCCGACTCCAAGCGTGAGCACAACGCCAAGGTTCGCAATGTTAATGGGCACGACTTTGTTGGAAGATGGGATATTGTGTACGACTCGAAAACCGTGCCCAAtgtgtttatttttgtatggGGTGGATGA